The following are from one region of the Candidatus Oleimmundimicrobium sp. genome:
- a CDS encoding MBL fold metallo-hydrolase RNA specificity domain-containing protein, which translates to VFLSHAHLDHSGYISFLKPDIPIFCSPMTAFLAKAIQDSGKTDFESEVSYLIPRKCEDSCIKSTNYRQELSKQRPFKLLYGDELSLKARTFWETTPGSRELDYIPLEFKNCIKNLNVRGFPVDHSLWGATAIAVETSAGWIVYTGDLRLHGTRGHTTREFMEKMAELKPLVLICEGTNAVPTGRQAGEDVMTSEEEIYKNSLEAVKRTKNLVIADFGPRNIERLLTFRKVAEETERKLVLLAKDVYLLESMRLIDPSIKGFSTDTVCCLYDKIKGSINKWERGILEKFSDKLVGPKDIRQNQDDYIMCMSFWDINELPDLMPKEGSIYIYSTCEAFNEEMAISFDRLRNWLDYFNLTLVGDPEKNEKGFHASGHIIGPQLLELIRTINPRYLIPVHTEKPEFFQKNLKGEMEVILPSYGKPILVG; encoded by the coding sequence GTTTTTCTTTCTCATGCTCATCTTGACCATTCTGGATACATTTCCTTCTTAAAACCGGATATTCCCATTTTTTGCAGTCCCATGACTGCTTTTTTGGCCAAAGCTATCCAGGATAGCGGGAAGACGGATTTTGAAAGTGAAGTCTCCTATCTTATTCCGAGAAAATGTGAGGATAGTTGCATAAAATCAACAAATTACAGACAAGAGTTATCGAAGCAAAGGCCGTTTAAACTACTTTATGGGGACGAGCTCTCTCTCAAGGCAAGAACTTTTTGGGAAACAACCCCGGGAAGTAGAGAGCTCGATTATATACCTCTTGAGTTTAAAAATTGCATTAAGAATCTAAATGTGCGGGGATTTCCGGTTGACCACTCGCTTTGGGGGGCTACCGCTATTGCGGTTGAAACTTCTGCCGGTTGGATAGTTTATACCGGGGATTTGCGGCTACACGGAACAAGGGGTCATACTACCCGCGAATTTATGGAAAAGATGGCTGAGCTTAAACCGCTTGTCCTCATCTGCGAAGGGACAAATGCCGTGCCTACCGGCAGGCAGGCCGGTGAAGATGTTATGACTTCCGAGGAAGAAATCTATAAAAATAGCTTAGAGGCAGTAAAAAGGACGAAAAATTTGGTGATTGCAGACTTCGGTCCGCGCAATATTGAGCGTCTTTTAACTTTTCGAAAGGTGGCAGAAGAAACAGAGAGGAAGCTTGTTTTGCTCGCCAAAGATGTTTATTTGTTGGAATCAATGCGGCTTATTGACCCTAGCATTAAAGGTTTTTCTACCGATACTGTTTGTTGTTTATATGACAAAATTAAAGGAAGTATCAACAAGTGGGAGCGGGGGATACTTGAAAAATTTTCAGACAAATTAGTTGGTCCCAAGGATATCAGGCAAAATCAAGATGATTATATTATGTGCATGAGTTTTTGGGATATAAACGAGCTTCCGGACCTTATGCCAAAAGAAGGAAGTATCTATATCTATTCAACCTGCGAGGCTTTTAATGAGGAGATGGCCATAAGCTTTGATAGACTAAGAAATTGGTTAGATTATTTCAACTTAACTCTGGTTGGAGATCCGGAAAAAAATGAGAAGGGATTTCATGCCTCCGGCCATATCATCGGGCCCCAACTGCTTGAACTTATCAGAACAATAAACCCCAGATATTTAATTCCCGTTCACACCGAAAAACCTGAGTTTTTTCAGAAAAATCTAAAAGGTGAAATGGAGGTAATTCTTCCTTCTTATGGTAAGCCCATTTTGGTTGGTTGA
- a CDS encoding cold-shock protein yields the protein MVEGTIKWFNEKKGYGFIEHDGGDDIFVHFSAIQADGFKVLYEGDKVEFDIVEGNNGKPQAANVVKA from the coding sequence ATGGTTGAAGGCACAATAAAATGGTTCAATGAGAAAAAAGGTTACGGCTTCATTGAACACGATGGCGGAGATGATATTTTTGTACACTTTTCTGCTATCCAAGCTGATGGTTTCAAAGTTCTTTACGAAGGAGACAAAGTAGAATTCGATATCGTAGAGGGAAACAACGGGAAACCTCAAGCTGCAAACGTAGTTAAAGCTTAA